A window from Gossypium raimondii isolate GPD5lz chromosome 7, ASM2569854v1, whole genome shotgun sequence encodes these proteins:
- the LOC105800601 gene encoding uncharacterized protein LOC105800601 yields MGGIFHLFDFHQDSMARKILAKTKNVDGLEAPRNSMELKLDTSQSYYSAGDLPGSYQVEEDWAARNFYQTEASMKNLICEEMSKQSNTGQNAPSIVAKLMGIDPLPVDTKSVVQPVVKKSDDQRVKFSGREKCVKGSNLNYSKQREVDSIYGKRVRDAERWNTDHRYGKPRPREHPQEEELQKFKKEFEAWQVARLRECSKLVDVGSIFTHKLAQEKLNMEKMALYDDSVQAMHEKPLESKRFAIKESGLHHRRHKSELFTAEKNESRRRSMNKDFRLPSMIDHNGKLDAIPTRIVILKPGPDSISDHEESCTSSSGTFQERTSMEDFLEEVRERLKLELQGKCLNIKKSSVIRGSGTETPFSEKPSSDPKQIAKHIANQVRENVSRDIGRNLFRSESTRSYRSEVQFNGPGSPEFISKDTRRLLSERLRNVHKQETPFDVPIVVSTTPAFDNGRDRLGRMQYMSKSGIEQSYRESVKHGQEIQTSSFRQYMSKSGNEQSYRESVKHGQEMQTSSFRHGDDIDVPIVVSTTSTFDNGRDRLGRMQYMSKSGNEQSYQEIVKHGQEMQTSSFRHGDDVGLLNRELSPRNLIRSLSAPVSGTSFRKLLLEDCHILTGAQIRRKHEGNENASVDIRRRKKEKFNLKEKVSNIKYSLTLRRRLFGKKFQSVVGSYNANSDLAKDVFSGPTVIMNIGERHENSTEVPPSPASFCSSTHEEFWREVDYLSPISTPDVTLGEDNVVPQVFNETSSNLNGHQSEQGRQLNELESDGADHITVEQEPIESEMVNLEDHTRGYIRDLLVASGLYDGSYDKSLSRWDPLAKPIGNSIFEQVEEYHSKLIKENDKKVDHKVLLDLSNEALSTILGPPVTMCRFRRKLLGSSILTPPHGRKLINSVWEIVHINLHPPNDRSNYSVDHMVARDLGSTPWAGLMDDETNVLGREVEWHIVGDLVEEIVKDMHS; encoded by the exons ATGGGAGGCATATTTCATCTTTTTGATTTCCATCAAGACAGCATGGCCAGAAAAATACTTGCAAAAACGAAAAATGTTGATG GTCTGGAAGCTCCGCGAAATAGCATGGAGCTGAAATTAGACACTTCTCAAAGCTACTATTCTGCGGGAGATCTGCCA GGCTCTTATCAAGTGGAAGAAGACTGGGCAGCAAGAAACTTTTATCAAACTGAGGCTTCAATGAAGAATTTGATATGTGAGGAGATGTCCAAACAATCTAACACCGGACAGAATGCACCCAGTATTGTTGCCAAATTGATGGGGATAGATCCGTTGCCAGTAGATACAAAATCTGTAGTTCAACCAGTTGTGAAAAAGAGTGATGACCAGCGAGTCAAGTTTTCTGGAAGGGAGAAATGTGTCAAGGGATCTAACTTGAATTACTCAAAGCAAAGGGAAGTTGACTCTATTTACGGTAAAAGAGTTAGAGATGCTGAGAGATGGAACACCGACCATAGGTATGGAAAGCCTAGGCCTCGTGAACATCCTCAGGAGGAAGAATTGCAAAAGTTTAAGAAAGAATTTGAGGCATGGCAAGTGGCCAGGCTTagggaatgttcaaagttagtTGATGTTGGAAGCATTTTTACACATAAACTTGCTCAAGAGAAACTGAACATGGAAAAGATGGCACTTTATGATGATTCAGTACAAGCAATGCATGAAAAGCCTCTGGAATCCAAGAGGTTTGCAATAAAAGAAAGTGGTTTGCATCATCGCAGGCATAAATCAGAACTCTTTACAGCTGAGAAAAATGAATCAAGAAGACGAAGCATGAACAAGGATTTTCGGTTACCTTCCATGATAGATCATAATGGGAAACTAGATGCTATTCCTACAAGAATAGTGATCTTGAAGCCTGGTCCTGATAGTATTAGTGACCATGAAGAATCATGTACCTCTTCCTCTGGCACTTTCCAGGAGAGAACTAGTATGGAGGATTTTCTTGAGGAGGTTAGGGAACGACTTAAATTGGAACTACAAGGTAAATGCCTCAATATAAAAAAGAGTTCTGTGATCAGAGGAAGTGGAACTGAGACACCTTTCAGTGAAAAGCCATCATCTGATCCAAAACAGATTGCTAAGCATATAGCAAATCAGGTCAGAGAAAACGTCAGTAGGGATATTGGAAGGAATTTATTTCGATCAGAATCAACAAGATCATATAGAAGTGAAGTTCAGTTCAATGGACCAGGTTCTCCTGAGTTCATTAGCAAAGATACAAGAAGATTATTGTCAGAGAGACTAAGGAATGTGCATAAGCAAGAAACTCCGTTTGATGTACCAATAGTCGTCTCCACTACACCTGCTTTTGATAATGGAAGGGACAGGCTGGGAAGAATGCAATATATGTCAAAGTCTGGAATTGAGCAGAGCTACCGGGAAAGTGTTAAACATGGACAAGAAATCCAAACCAGTTCTTTCAGGCAATATATGTCAAAGTCTGGAAATGAGCAGAGCTACCGGGAAAGTGTTAAACATGGACAAGAAATGCAAACCAGTTCTTTCAGGCATGGGGATGATATTGATGTACCAATAGTCGTCTCCACTACATCCACTTTTGATAATGGAAGGGACAGGCTGGGAAGAATGCAGTATATGTCAAAGTCTGGAAATGAGCAGAGCTACCAGGAAATTGTTAAACATGGACAAGAAATGCAAACCAGTTCTTTCAGGCATGGAGATGATGTTGGGCTTCTAAACAGGGAACTGTCCCCAAGAAATCTCATTAGGTCCTTGTCAGCCCCCGTCTCAGGAACATCATTCAGGAAGTTGCTTTTAGAGGATTGCCATATATTAACAGGTGCGCAGATCAGGAGGAAGCATGAAGGCAATGAAAATGCATCAGTAGACATTAGAAGAAGGAAGAAAGAGAAGTTCAACTTGAAAGAAAAAGTTTCCAATATTAAATATAGTTTAACGCTTAGACGGAGGCTATTTGGCAAGAAGTTTCAATCGGTGGTGGGGTCATATAATGCCAATAGTGATCTTGCAAAAGATGTCTTCAGTGGACCAACAGTTATTATGAACATTGGCGAGAGGCAT GAGAATTCTACGGAGGTGCCTCCTAGCCCAGCATCTTTTTGCAGCAGCACGCATGAAGAATTTTGGAGGGAGGTGGATTATCTCAGCCCAATATCAACACCAGATGTGACTTTGGGAGAAGATAATGTTGTACCGCAGGTTTTCAATGAGACCAGTTCTAATTTGAATG GTCATCAATCAGAGCAGGGGAGGCAACTGAATGAACTAGAGTCTGATGGAGCAGACCACATAACAGTTGAACAGGAACCTATTGAATCTGAAATGGTGAATTTAGAGGACCATACCCGAGGATACATAAGAGATCTGCTCGTTGCTTCTGGTTTGTACGATGGATCATACGATAAATCCTTATCTAGGTGGGATCCATTAGCAAAGCCTATCGGCAACTCTATCTTTGAACAAGTAGAAGAATATCATAGCAAATTGATCAAGGAAAATGATAAGAAGGTAGATCACAAAGTATTACTTGATTTGTCAAATGAAGCACTTTCAACCATACTTGGGCCACCAGTGACCATGTGTAGGTTCAGGAGAAAGCTTCTTGGTTCCTCCATATTGACACCTCCACATGGAAGGAAGTTAATAAATTCTGTGTGGGAAATTGTCCATATTAATTTACATCCTCCAAATGATAGATCCAACTACTCGGTTGATCATATGGTGGCCAGAGATCTAGGATCCACCCCTTGGGCCGGCTTGATGGACGACGAAACTAATGTTTTGGGAAGAGAGGTGGAATGGCACATTGTTGGAGATCTGGTTGAGGAAATTGTGAAGGACATGCATTCATGA